A window of Vescimonas fastidiosa contains these coding sequences:
- the rlmD gene encoding 23S rRNA (uracil(1939)-C(5))-methyltransferase RlmD → MTSPVKNQVYTAEILGYSSEGLGIARIHGQVVFVHDAIRGEVCDILIMKVGKSAAFGKAVAWHTVSPHRREPDCPYYRRCGGCAYRHMDYAEELWAKGQRVQDALTRLGGSHVQVEEILGASQPLHYRNKSQYPVSPDGKVGFYRARTHCVTDLTACLIQKPQADAAAGALRTYLAEYRVPGYDEKTGTGLVRHLYVRTNASGQSLLCVVVNGEALPHEDALISALRRAVPDAVGVVLGVNTRRDNVILGDRYRTLWGRDTLTDTLCGHTFRLSIPSFYQVNRDQAQVLYRRAVDYAGLTGTELVLDLYCGAGTITLTMADRAKKVIGAEIVSAAVENARENAAANGMENAEFFCGDAGDIASKLAAEKLHPDVICVDPPRKGLAPEVIDAMAQMGPQRIVYVSCDPATLGRDVKLLEQKGYRLTRATAVDLFPGTAHVETVALLSRETNPPTAGTTKGACGTSE, encoded by the coding sequence ATGACATCCCCGGTGAAAAATCAAGTTTACACCGCTGAAATTCTGGGCTACTCCAGCGAGGGCCTGGGCATTGCCCGTATCCATGGGCAGGTGGTGTTCGTCCATGATGCCATTCGCGGCGAGGTTTGCGATATTCTCATTATGAAGGTGGGTAAGAGCGCTGCCTTCGGCAAGGCGGTGGCTTGGCACACCGTCTCTCCCCACCGCCGGGAGCCGGACTGCCCCTACTACCGCCGCTGCGGCGGCTGCGCCTACCGCCACATGGACTACGCTGAGGAGCTGTGGGCCAAGGGTCAGCGGGTGCAGGACGCCCTGACCCGCCTGGGCGGAAGCCATGTGCAGGTGGAGGAAATTCTGGGCGCATCGCAGCCCCTGCACTACCGCAATAAGAGTCAGTACCCCGTCTCCCCGGACGGAAAAGTGGGCTTTTACCGGGCCCGGACCCACTGCGTAACGGACCTGACCGCCTGCCTCATCCAAAAGCCCCAGGCGGATGCCGCCGCCGGGGCCCTGCGGACCTATCTGGCGGAGTATCGAGTGCCGGGTTACGATGAGAAAACCGGCACGGGCTTGGTGCGCCATCTGTATGTGCGCACCAATGCCAGCGGGCAGTCCCTCCTCTGCGTGGTGGTGAACGGGGAAGCCCTCCCCCATGAGGACGCCCTGATTTCTGCCCTGCGCCGGGCGGTGCCGGATGCAGTGGGGGTGGTGCTGGGGGTCAACACCCGGCGGGATAATGTGATCTTAGGGGACCGATACCGGACGCTTTGGGGCCGGGACACCCTCACGGACACCCTCTGCGGGCATACCTTCCGGCTGTCTATTCCCTCCTTTTACCAGGTGAATCGGGACCAGGCGCAGGTGCTGTACCGCCGGGCGGTGGACTACGCCGGCCTTACGGGCACGGAGCTGGTGCTGGATCTTTACTGCGGCGCCGGGACCATCACCCTGACCATGGCGGACAGGGCGAAAAAGGTCATCGGCGCGGAGATCGTCTCTGCGGCGGTGGAAAACGCCCGGGAGAATGCGGCGGCCAACGGCATGGAGAATGCGGAGTTTTTCTGCGGCGATGCCGGAGACATCGCCTCCAAGCTGGCGGCGGAGAAGCTGCACCCGGATGTGATCTGCGTGGACCCGCCCCGAAAGGGCCTGGCCCCGGAGGTCATCGACGCCATGGCCCAGATGGGGCCGCAGCGCATCGTCTATGTCTCCTGCGACCCGGCCACCCTGGGCCGGGATGTAAAGCTGCTGGAGCAAAAGGGCTATCGGCTCACCCGGGCCACCGCCGTAGACCTGTTCCCGGGTACGGCCCATGTGGAGACGGTGGCCCTCTTGTCGCGGGAAACAAATCCACCAACAGCTGGGACAACTAAAGGAGCCTGCGGCACTTCGGAATGA
- the recJ gene encoding single-stranded-DNA-specific exonuclease RecJ translates to MKFEKWNLPAAAPAVAELEQAGYPALLSAVLAAHGITDDAAARAFLQIDDTLTLSPFLMKDMDRAVRRIRQAMEKGQHIAVFGDYDVDGITATAILVDYLRRCGAEVSHYIPRRIEDGYGLSADALGTLRSRGVELVVSVDCGITGVEEVDYAASLGMDVVVTDHHECKEELPRAAAVVDPHRPDCPYPFKHLAGCGVALKLVLALGGEENREALLTRYCPLAAVGTVADVMLMTGENRTIVARGLSHIADSDFIGLRALLQETGLLQKEITSVQIGFVLAPRINAAGRMGEADRAADLMLCKDPIRAQALARELCDLNRQRQAVEQEIYAQAIDMIEAMPAQERHALVLADRRWHQGVVGIVASRLSEKYACPSFMIHISGHTGKGSCRSWGGFNLFAALEECSDLLLGFGGHELAAGFTIEEENIPAFRARMNQCVLRFMDGRPATSALDVDVMLRRPELVTLWEVEQLRRLEPYGNGNGRPLFCLPGVTLERVQGVGQNRHLKLLFSKGASQLEGIFFSVTPQQCPVRPGERVDVAFYLQINEFRGSRTVQLQVVDLRPSLQCSAREEESLLLVRRLKQGQAPAYKDALRMLPSRQQCVAAWRYLQQAAGGGPVQLFTLPFLRRLSAAIPGTDSFLRGCFCMELFCERGLLQRKTDSEHMTLCLSPGQEKVDLERSVYWQALVDNIKGK, encoded by the coding sequence ATGAAATTTGAAAAGTGGAATCTTCCCGCCGCTGCCCCTGCGGTCGCGGAGCTGGAGCAGGCCGGCTACCCGGCTCTGCTGTCGGCGGTGCTGGCCGCCCACGGCATTACCGATGATGCCGCCGCCCGGGCTTTCCTGCAGATCGACGACACCCTCACCCTCTCCCCCTTCCTGATGAAGGACATGGATCGGGCCGTCCGGCGCATCCGGCAGGCTATGGAGAAGGGCCAGCATATCGCCGTTTTCGGCGACTATGATGTGGACGGCATCACCGCCACTGCCATACTGGTGGACTATCTGCGCCGCTGCGGCGCCGAGGTCAGCCACTATATCCCTCGGCGCATCGAGGACGGCTACGGTCTCTCCGCAGACGCCTTAGGCACCCTCCGCAGTCGGGGCGTGGAGCTGGTGGTCAGCGTGGACTGCGGCATCACCGGGGTGGAGGAGGTGGACTATGCCGCCTCCCTGGGCATGGATGTGGTGGTGACGGACCACCACGAGTGCAAGGAGGAGCTGCCCCGGGCCGCGGCGGTGGTAGACCCCCACCGGCCCGACTGCCCCTATCCCTTCAAGCACCTGGCCGGCTGCGGCGTGGCCCTGAAGCTGGTGCTGGCCCTGGGCGGCGAAGAAAACCGGGAGGCCCTGCTCACCCGATACTGCCCCCTGGCCGCCGTGGGCACCGTGGCGGATGTGATGCTCATGACCGGGGAAAACCGCACCATTGTGGCCCGAGGTCTTTCCCATATTGCAGATAGCGACTTCATCGGCCTCCGGGCCCTCCTACAGGAGACGGGCCTGCTGCAAAAGGAGATCACCTCCGTGCAGATCGGCTTTGTCCTGGCCCCCCGTATCAACGCCGCCGGGCGCATGGGCGAGGCGGACCGGGCGGCGGACCTGATGCTGTGCAAGGACCCCATCCGGGCCCAGGCTCTGGCCCGAGAGCTGTGCGACCTGAATCGCCAGCGCCAGGCCGTGGAGCAGGAGATTTATGCCCAGGCCATCGACATGATCGAAGCCATGCCCGCCCAGGAGCGCCACGCCTTGGTCCTGGCGGACCGCCGGTGGCACCAGGGGGTGGTGGGCATCGTGGCCTCCCGTCTCAGCGAGAAATACGCCTGCCCCAGCTTTATGATCCACATTTCCGGCCACACCGGCAAAGGCTCCTGCCGCAGCTGGGGGGGCTTTAACCTCTTTGCCGCCCTGGAAGAGTGCAGCGACCTGCTCCTGGGCTTCGGCGGCCACGAGCTGGCCGCAGGCTTTACCATTGAAGAAGAAAATATCCCCGCCTTCCGGGCCCGGATGAACCAATGCGTTCTGCGCTTTATGGATGGCCGCCCCGCCACCTCCGCCCTGGATGTGGATGTGATGCTGCGCCGCCCGGAGCTGGTGACGCTGTGGGAGGTGGAGCAGCTCCGCCGCCTGGAACCCTACGGAAACGGCAACGGTCGTCCCCTCTTCTGCCTGCCGGGCGTGACCCTGGAGCGGGTGCAGGGCGTAGGGCAGAACCGTCACCTGAAGCTGCTCTTTTCCAAGGGGGCGTCACAGCTGGAGGGCATATTCTTTTCCGTTACTCCCCAGCAGTGTCCGGTTCGGCCCGGAGAGCGGGTGGATGTGGCCTTTTATTTGCAGATAAATGAGTTTCGCGGCAGCCGCACGGTGCAGCTCCAGGTGGTAGACCTGCGCCCCTCCCTGCAATGCTCGGCCCGGGAGGAGGAGTCGCTGCTGCTTGTGCGCAGACTCAAGCAGGGCCAGGCTCCGGCGTATAAGGACGCCCTTCGTATGCTGCCCTCCCGGCAGCAGTGTGTGGCCGCCTGGCGGTATTTGCAGCAGGCGGCAGGCGGCGGCCCGGTACAGCTGTTCACCCTGCCGTTTCTGCGCAGGCTCTCCGCCGCCATCCCCGGCACAGACTCGTTTCTGCGGGGCTGCTTCTGCATGGAGCTGTTTTGCGAGCGGGGTCTTTTGCAGCGCAAGACAGACAGCGAGCATATGACCCTGTGCCTGTCCCCCGGGCAGGAAAAAGTGGACCTGGAGCGCTCTGTTTACTGGCAGGCGCTTGTGGATAATATCAAAGGAAAGTGA
- a CDS encoding sugar transferase codes for MLALVALAVLSPVLGLVALAVRLHLGAPVLFRQERAGKDGRSFTLYKFRTMSDRRDAAGALLPDEQRLDGFGRFLRSTSLDELPSLWNVVSGSCALCGPRPLYVKYVPLYSPRQARRLWVRPGLTGLAQVSGRNAIGWEEKFSYDVRYVEGITFWGDWRILFKTVRMVLRREGITAPGCATAEEFKGGKEARAEHEQAPCDPRRRRPWQSRGRCRAENGLPHHRVPG; via the coding sequence GTGCTGGCTCTGGTGGCCCTGGCGGTACTGAGCCCGGTGCTGGGTCTGGTGGCCCTGGCGGTGCGGCTGCACCTGGGTGCGCCGGTGCTGTTTCGCCAGGAGCGGGCGGGAAAGGACGGCCGGAGCTTCACCCTGTATAAGTTCCGCACCATGTCCGACCGGCGGGACGCCGCCGGAGCCCTGCTGCCGGACGAGCAGCGGCTGGACGGGTTCGGCCGGTTTCTGCGCAGCACCTCCTTAGACGAGCTGCCGTCGCTGTGGAATGTGGTAAGCGGCAGCTGCGCCCTGTGCGGGCCCCGACCGCTGTATGTGAAATATGTGCCGCTGTACAGCCCCCGGCAGGCCCGGCGGCTGTGGGTGCGTCCGGGGCTTACGGGCTTGGCTCAGGTCAGCGGACGCAACGCCATCGGTTGGGAGGAAAAATTTTCCTATGATGTGCGCTATGTGGAGGGCATTACTTTTTGGGGAGACTGGAGAATCCTTTTCAAAACCGTCCGTATGGTCCTGCGCCGGGAGGGCATCACCGCCCCGGGCTGCGCCACGGCGGAGGAATTCAAGGGAGGGAAAGAGGCGAGAGCGGAGCATGAACAAGCTCCTTGTGATCCTCGGCGCCGGCGGCCATGGCAGAGCCGTGGCCGATGCCGCGCTGAAAATGGGCTACCGCACCATCGTGTTCCTGGATGA
- a CDS encoding DNA gyrase/topoisomerase IV subunit A gives MAKKKTEPKAVHPTADPNVMGLRGTVVEQPITSTLDENYMPYAMSVIVSRAIPEIDGFKPSHRKLLYTMYKMGLLTGNRTKSANIVGQTMRLNPHGDQAIYETMVRLAKGNESLLHPFVDSKGNFGKVYSRDMAYAASRYTEAKLAPICAELFRDLDCDAVDFVDNYDNTTKEPALLPTTYPNVLVSANQGIAVGMASQICGFNLGEVCDTTIQLLKNPDHDIATTLLAPDFSTGGQILCDPEELGRIYETGRGGVKVRAKYRYIKSENIIEIYEIPYSTSLEAILDKVSELMKAGKIKEISDMRDETDLSGLKLAIDLKRGIDPDKLMQKLFRLTPLQDTVSCNFNILIAGMPRVLGVRALLEEWLAWRTECVRRRVYFVLHKKQEKLHLLQGLKRILLDIDKAIEIIRQTEEEAEVVPNLMIGFGIDQIQAEYVAEIKLRNINKEYILKRVQETAALAEEIEDLEDTLQKPARIRKIIVGELEEVRKKYAQPRKTEIIFSHEAEYEEEPEETPDYPVTLFLSREGYFKKITAQSLRMSGEQKFKEGDGLFRQIEATNNTELMFFTDRQQVYKVRAADFADGKASLLGDYLPTKLGMDEEEKVIDLVLPGDYSGHVLFFFENGKCARVSLSAYATTSNRRKLTGAYSDKSPLAALLKLTEDKELALISTEPRALLLHTALLAPKTTRATQGVAVMNMKPRYHLDRVCTPEESGITNLARYRVRSIPAAGALLREEDQGREQMSLL, from the coding sequence ATGGCAAAGAAGAAAACAGAACCGAAAGCCGTCCATCCCACCGCAGACCCCAATGTTATGGGGCTGCGGGGCACGGTGGTGGAGCAGCCCATCACCTCTACCCTGGACGAGAACTACATGCCCTACGCCATGAGCGTTATCGTCTCCCGGGCCATCCCGGAGATCGACGGCTTCAAGCCCTCCCACCGCAAGCTCCTGTACACCATGTACAAGATGGGCCTGCTGACGGGGAACCGCACCAAGTCCGCCAACATCGTGGGCCAGACCATGCGCCTGAATCCCCACGGCGACCAGGCCATTTACGAGACTATGGTGCGCCTGGCCAAGGGCAACGAGTCCCTGCTGCACCCCTTCGTGGACAGCAAGGGCAACTTCGGCAAGGTCTACTCCCGGGACATGGCCTACGCCGCCAGCCGCTATACCGAGGCAAAGCTGGCCCCCATCTGCGCGGAGCTTTTCCGGGATCTGGACTGCGATGCCGTGGACTTTGTGGACAACTACGACAACACCACCAAGGAGCCGGCCCTGCTGCCCACCACCTATCCCAATGTGCTGGTGAGCGCCAATCAGGGCATCGCCGTGGGCATGGCATCGCAAATCTGCGGGTTTAATCTGGGGGAGGTCTGCGACACCACCATCCAGCTGCTGAAAAATCCCGACCACGACATTGCCACTACCCTGCTGGCTCCGGATTTTTCCACCGGGGGGCAAATTCTCTGTGACCCGGAGGAGCTGGGGCGCATTTATGAAACCGGCCGGGGCGGTGTGAAGGTCCGGGCCAAGTACCGCTATATCAAAAGCGAAAACATTATCGAAATTTACGAGATCCCCTATTCCACCTCCCTGGAGGCCATTTTGGACAAGGTCTCCGAACTGATGAAGGCCGGGAAAATCAAGGAGATCAGCGACATGCGGGACGAGACGGACCTCTCGGGCCTGAAGCTGGCCATCGACCTGAAGCGGGGTATAGACCCGGACAAGCTCATGCAGAAGCTCTTCCGCCTGACCCCCCTGCAGGACACGGTGAGCTGCAACTTTAACATCCTCATCGCCGGAATGCCTCGGGTGCTGGGGGTCCGGGCGCTGCTGGAGGAGTGGCTGGCCTGGCGCACGGAATGCGTGCGGAGACGGGTGTACTTCGTGCTGCACAAAAAGCAGGAGAAGCTGCACCTTTTGCAGGGCCTCAAGCGCATTTTGCTGGACATTGACAAGGCCATTGAGATCATCCGCCAGACCGAGGAGGAGGCGGAGGTGGTGCCCAACCTGATGATCGGCTTCGGCATCGACCAGATCCAGGCGGAGTATGTGGCGGAGATCAAGCTGCGCAACATCAATAAGGAATACATCCTCAAGCGGGTGCAGGAGACCGCCGCCCTGGCCGAGGAAATCGAGGACCTGGAGGACACCCTGCAAAAGCCCGCCCGCATCCGCAAGATCATCGTGGGAGAGCTGGAGGAGGTGCGGAAAAAGTACGCCCAGCCCCGGAAAACGGAGATCATTTTCAGCCATGAGGCGGAGTACGAGGAGGAGCCGGAGGAGACCCCGGACTATCCCGTGACGCTGTTTTTGTCCCGGGAGGGGTATTTTAAGAAAATCACCGCCCAGTCTCTGCGCATGAGCGGCGAGCAGAAGTTCAAGGAGGGCGACGGGCTTTTCCGCCAAATCGAGGCCACCAACAACACCGAGCTGATGTTCTTCACCGACCGCCAGCAGGTGTATAAGGTCCGGGCCGCCGACTTTGCCGACGGCAAGGCGTCGTTGCTGGGGGACTATCTGCCCACCAAGCTGGGGATGGACGAGGAGGAAAAGGTCATCGACCTGGTGCTGCCCGGGGATTACAGCGGGCATGTGCTGTTTTTCTTTGAAAACGGCAAGTGCGCAAGGGTCTCCCTCTCGGCCTACGCCACCACCTCCAACCGCCGCAAGCTCACCGGGGCCTACTCTGACAAGAGTCCCCTGGCGGCTCTGCTGAAGCTGACGGAGGACAAGGAGCTGGCCCTCATCAGCACGGAGCCGAGAGCCCTGCTGCTGCACACGGCCCTGCTTGCACCCAAGACCACCCGCGCCACCCAGGGCGTGGCGGTGATGAACATGAAGCCCCGGTATCACCTGGACCGGGTCTGCACCCCGGAGGAGAGCGGCATCACGAATCTTGCCCGCTACCGGGTGCGCAGCATCCCCGCCGCCGGGGCCTTGCTCCGGGAGGAGGACCAGGGCCGGGAGCAGATGTCTCTTTTGTAA
- a CDS encoding GIY-YIG nuclease family protein, whose amino-acid sequence MEQKYGQCTGKTVLYIGKANGRGGLRQRVLQYVKYGWGTAVNHKGGRAIWQVKDYPLLLLEYEVCENCEQREHELLADYKKENGTYPLANWRG is encoded by the coding sequence TTGGAACAAAAATACGGCCAATGCACAGGCAAAACCGTTTTGTACATCGGCAAGGCTAACGGACGCGGCGGCCTGCGGCAGCGGGTGCTGCAATATGTAAAATACGGCTGGGGCACCGCTGTCAACCACAAGGGCGGGCGCGCCATTTGGCAGGTGAAGGACTATCCGCTCCTGCTGTTAGAGTACGAAGTCTGCGAAAATTGCGAGCAGAGGGAGCATGAGCTGTTAGCCGATTATAAGAAGGAAAACGGCACCTATCCCTTGGCAAATTGGCGGGGGTAG
- a CDS encoding YveK family protein, with protein MDEKKSIKLDFWKCIEYLRPKAAVVICLTVLLALGGFLTARFLIPPTYRAELLLYASNSGGPGVAEPATLTASDLAASKSLVDTCAALLDSRTLYEEVARLSDPDGGYKSWHRRVTAASAEGSEVFRVYVTDRDPTRAAAIANAVAEVFPGYVSGIAEGCSLHVVDRATVPEERYAPSSAKYAALAGLLGAALSCAWVVMSGLAAELRGSAACAAYKGR; from the coding sequence ATGGATGAGAAAAAGTCCATAAAACTGGATTTTTGGAAGTGCATAGAGTACCTCCGCCCCAAGGCGGCGGTGGTGATCTGTCTGACGGTCCTATTGGCGTTGGGCGGATTTTTAACGGCGCGTTTTCTCATTCCCCCCACCTACCGTGCCGAGCTTCTTCTTTACGCCAGCAACAGTGGCGGCCCGGGCGTCGCCGAGCCGGCAACCCTCACCGCCTCCGACCTCGCCGCGTCCAAAAGTTTGGTGGATACCTGTGCGGCCCTGCTGGACTCCCGGACCCTGTACGAGGAGGTGGCCCGGCTTTCAGACCCGGACGGCGGCTATAAGTCGTGGCACCGAAGGGTCACCGCCGCCTCCGCGGAGGGCTCGGAGGTGTTTCGAGTCTATGTGACCGATAGAGACCCGACCCGGGCCGCGGCCATAGCCAACGCGGTGGCGGAGGTTTTCCCGGGGTATGTCTCGGGCATTGCGGAGGGCTGCTCCCTGCATGTGGTGGATCGAGCCACCGTGCCGGAGGAGCGCTATGCTCCGAGCAGCGCCAAGTATGCAGCCCTGGCGGGACTGCTGGGCGCTGCGCTCTCGTGTGCGTGGGTCGTTATGAGTGGGCTGGCTGCCGAGCTCAGGGGCAGCGCTGCCTGTGCTGCCTATAAGGGGAGGTAG
- a CDS encoding acetyltransferase translates to MNKLLVILGAGGHGRAVADAALKMGYRTIVFLDDRAAGRCIGFPIAGPLDRAEALRDGKTDFVIALGDNRLRRRVAMGHDLPWARIVHPSAQISPFAELGAGTVVLAGAAVNVCARVGRHCIVNTGAVVEHDNVLEDFAQVAPRAALGGSVRVGALAQIGIGAVVKNNVAVGMGCVIGAGAVVVKSTEPGGVYVGVPAWRREKGAAV, encoded by the coding sequence ATGAACAAGCTCCTTGTGATCCTCGGCGCCGGCGGCCATGGCAGAGCCGTGGCCGATGCCGCGCTGAAAATGGGCTACCGCACCATCGTGTTCCTGGATGACCGCGCCGCAGGCCGGTGCATCGGCTTCCCCATTGCGGGGCCGCTGGACCGGGCGGAGGCGCTGCGGGACGGGAAAACGGACTTTGTCATCGCCCTGGGCGATAACCGCCTGCGCCGCCGGGTGGCCATGGGGCACGATCTGCCCTGGGCCCGGATCGTTCACCCCTCCGCCCAAATCAGTCCCTTTGCGGAGCTGGGGGCGGGTACGGTGGTCCTGGCCGGGGCGGCGGTGAATGTCTGCGCCCGGGTGGGCCGGCACTGCATCGTCAACACCGGGGCCGTGGTGGAGCACGACAATGTGCTGGAGGACTTTGCGCAGGTGGCACCCCGGGCGGCCCTGGGCGGCTCGGTACGGGTGGGGGCCCTGGCGCAGATCGGCATTGGCGCGGTGGTAAAGAACAATGTCGCCGTGGGCATGGGCTGCGTCATCGGCGCCGGAGCCGTGGTGGTGAAGTCCACGGAGCCCGGGGGCGTATATGTAGGCGTCCCGGCCTGGAGACGGGAGAAGGGGGCCGCCGTATGA
- a CDS encoding diaminopimelate epimerase codes for MELRYTVIDPTKNITLLVTTPVPRDVQPRVAAELLRREKDAEQVGFAEGLAAGDPRLQMMGGEFCGNATMSMAAWLHRDLPIGESRALTLPVSGASAPVACRVTRLDGCFIGTVAMPLPERIETLSLPVCGVMQSLPTVFLPGISHVIVPADMIGRDRAEETLRSWSHLLPGEAMGLLLLAEDQTSFAPLVYVKPTDSCVWERGCGSGSAAIGAWLTSVRGADQCVSLGQPGGVIQVVTRTEDGASLIGLTITGTVVIGQTKTDNIPL; via the coding sequence ATGGAACTGCGCTATACGGTCATCGACCCCACGAAAAATATCACGCTCCTGGTCACCACTCCCGTGCCCAGGGATGTACAGCCCCGGGTGGCGGCAGAGCTTCTGCGGCGGGAAAAGGACGCCGAGCAGGTGGGCTTTGCCGAGGGCCTGGCCGCCGGAGATCCGCGGCTGCAGATGATGGGCGGCGAATTCTGTGGCAACGCCACCATGTCCATGGCCGCCTGGCTGCATCGGGACCTGCCCATAGGGGAGAGCCGCGCCCTGACCCTGCCCGTCTCCGGGGCCTCGGCGCCGGTTGCCTGCCGGGTGACACGCCTGGACGGCTGCTTCATCGGCACCGTGGCCATGCCCCTGCCGGAGCGCATTGAGACCCTGTCTCTCCCGGTATGCGGGGTAATGCAGAGCCTGCCCACGGTGTTTCTCCCGGGCATCAGCCATGTGATCGTCCCGGCGGATATGATCGGCCGGGACCGGGCGGAGGAGACCCTGCGCTCCTGGAGCCACCTGCTTCCGGGGGAGGCCATGGGGCTTTTGCTGCTGGCGGAGGACCAGACCTCCTTTGCTCCCCTGGTGTATGTGAAGCCCACGGACTCCTGCGTGTGGGAGCGGGGCTGCGGCAGCGGCTCGGCGGCCATCGGCGCCTGGCTCACATCCGTGCGGGGGGCGGATCAGTGCGTGTCCCTGGGCCAGCCCGGCGGGGTCATTCAGGTGGTTACCCGGACGGAGGACGGTGCAAGCCTCATCGGTCTGACCATCACCGGCACCGTGGTCATCGGCCAAACCAAAACCGACAACATCCCCCTCTAA
- a CDS encoding MBL fold metallo-hydrolase RNA specificity domain-containing protein — MKLHFFGADQCVTGSCHCLEVNGKKILIDCGLQQGRDEVDNSSLPFHAGNIDYVLVTHAHIDHSGRIPLLVKQGFRGRILTTRLTAQLMDIMLQDSAHIQESDAEYKNRKNLRAGRPVVEPLYTVEDALRVKEFITTCEYGETVDLCEGVQVECIDAGHLLGSASMKLTVTENGETRTIVFSGDIGNVDQPIIRDPQFFHRADFVVMESTYGNRNHTEVWSYTDELAQIIDETLGKGGNVVIPSFAVGRTQELLYFIRQIKDENLVKSVPNFNVYVDSPLSKAATTIFCGDLRGYLDEEALALVKDGTHMFSFPGLHLTETVDESKNLNLDPSPKVIISASGMCDAGRIRHHLKHNLWRPESAVVFVGFQSPGTLGRHLLDGAESVKMFGEEIAVRAKIVNFQGLSSHADRDHLLNWIDQFTPAKPTHVFVVHGDREVAPAFAQDIAARGFSAHAPQYTEVYDLLENRTVEQGYLPEPKKKAFEGAPRASSGYKRLVELGDALAALIRRSRGRDNKTLADFAESLRKILEKFNF; from the coding sequence ATGAAACTGCATTTTTTCGGCGCTGACCAATGCGTTACCGGCAGCTGCCATTGCTTGGAGGTAAACGGCAAGAAGATCCTCATCGACTGCGGCCTGCAGCAGGGCCGGGACGAGGTGGATAACAGCAGCCTGCCCTTCCATGCAGGCAATATTGACTATGTCCTGGTGACCCACGCCCACATCGACCACTCCGGCCGCATTCCCCTGCTGGTAAAGCAGGGATTCCGGGGCCGCATTCTCACCACCCGCCTCACCGCCCAGCTTATGGACATCATGCTCCAGGACTCGGCCCATATCCAGGAGTCCGATGCGGAGTATAAAAACCGCAAGAACCTCCGGGCCGGCCGACCGGTGGTGGAGCCGCTTTACACCGTGGAGGATGCCCTGCGGGTGAAGGAATTCATCACCACCTGCGAATACGGCGAGACGGTGGATCTGTGCGAGGGGGTGCAGGTGGAGTGCATCGACGCGGGCCACCTGCTGGGCTCGGCCAGCATGAAGCTGACCGTTACGGAAAACGGCGAAACCCGCACCATCGTTTTCTCCGGCGACATCGGCAATGTGGACCAGCCTATTATCCGGGACCCCCAGTTTTTCCACCGGGCCGACTTTGTGGTCATGGAAAGCACCTACGGAAACCGCAATCACACGGAGGTGTGGAGCTATACCGACGAGCTGGCCCAGATCATCGACGAGACCCTGGGCAAGGGAGGCAATGTGGTCATCCCCTCCTTCGCTGTGGGCCGCACCCAGGAGCTGCTGTATTTCATCCGGCAAATCAAGGACGAGAACCTGGTGAAGTCCGTGCCCAATTTCAATGTGTATGTGGATAGCCCCCTGTCTAAGGCCGCCACCACTATTTTCTGCGGCGACCTGCGGGGTTATCTGGACGAGGAGGCTCTGGCCCTGGTGAAGGACGGCACCCATATGTTCAGCTTCCCGGGCCTGCACCTGACGGAGACGGTGGATGAGTCTAAGAACCTGAATCTGGACCCCTCCCCCAAGGTTATCATCTCCGCCTCGGGTATGTGCGATGCGGGCCGCATCCGCCACCACCTGAAGCACAATCTGTGGCGGCCGGAGAGCGCCGTGGTGTTTGTGGGCTTCCAGTCCCCGGGGACTTTGGGCCGCCACCTGCTGGACGGAGCCGAGTCGGTGAAAATGTTCGGCGAGGAGATCGCCGTGCGGGCTAAGATCGTGAACTTCCAGGGCCTCAGCTCCCACGCCGACCGGGATCATCTGCTGAACTGGATCGACCAGTTTACCCCCGCCAAGCCCACCCATGTGTTTGTGGTCCACGGCGACCGGGAGGTGGCCCCCGCCTTTGCCCAGGATATTGCCGCCCGGGGCTTTTCTGCCCACGCGCCTCAGTATACCGAGGTCTATGATCTGCTGGAAAACCGCACCGTGGAGCAGGGCTACCTGCCCGAGCCCAAGAAGAAGGCCTTCGAGGGCGCGCCCCGTGCCTCCTCCGGCTACAAGCGCCTGGTGGAGCTGGGCGATGCACTGGCGGCCCTTATCCGCCGCAGCCGGGGCCGGGACAACAAGACCTTGGCCGATTTTGCCGAGAGCCTGCGGAAGATTTTGGAAAAATTCAACTTCTGA